A part of Primulina eburnea isolate SZY01 chromosome 10, ASM2296580v1, whole genome shotgun sequence genomic DNA contains:
- the LOC140802868 gene encoding uncharacterized protein, with protein MANRRRSQMSNSGSSESDDSDYYLSESDTSQPLGGSCVGINPETRSLASCGLSKRDQPLKSPLLEDVHEPSELLGDDLGDALTSQDLESLREVLRIPSECDLKVPGPKHNCHDPPPGYFTIFLEHFTNGLVFPPQTLLVNLVDSFGISFSQLSPNALIVFTAFCHKVKGIQMPPSVELFHSLFSGCRSKPDSFIYFQPRPKCKFLSRIPSPKSFWKSQFFYAKDCGWGIPAVWSSGLRKIAMTETHHALQLQCRDLGLFEEFFNIGSLNSAGNKFDLAGIRARKAVVGRRSPIAGNSRAPTSRAALESREIIRRGFPRSRSEHYRGPESNAPKKNNFSPSNRVLEAQPSNGGKEDKKRGHEVAQKKDAEEISKNVKRVRADDQGTSSKTPRAKHIFVDGVNHKEKADSFWDLEDPKIGWKKGRSIVGDHDMVHLVSLPTDSFAHSLAWNSCQGLSLACAVRVREEKLRNDQDKWREEVSRVKEENCRLIEEKNKISAELLQVQRKLADKVKDLAILEEKHSAELKTGGQFLESEAGKTFLKNVEEKSVRTFKASDAFRDDVLDQAMTIHDDVVLDCRDQLRKTGHVPEEVVMMIEPSVLEISRISIDDIPLGDAEMIEALDLQAAEEET; from the exons ATGGCTAACCGTAGGCGTAGCCAAATGTCCAATAGTGGCTCTAGTGAGAGTGATGATTCTGACTATTATCTTTCAGAGTCGGATACTTCCCAACCCCTCGGTGGGTCATGCGTTGGGATTAATCCTGAGACTCGATCTTTAGCCTCATGTGGACTTTCCAAAAGAGATCAGCCATTAAAGAGTCCCTTATTGGAGGATGTCCATGAACCGAGTGAACTTTTGGGTGATGACTTGGGCGATGCTTTGACTAGTCAAGATCTGGAGAGTTTGCGTGAAGTGCTTAGGATACCATCGGAGTGCGACCTTAAGGTTCCGGGGCCTAAACATAATTGTCACGACCCACCGCCGGGTTATTTCACTATTTTCCTTGAACATTTTACTAACGGTTTGGTGTTTCCTCCACAAACTTTGTTAGTGAACTTGGTCGACAGTTTCGGTATTAGCTTTAGTCAACTATCCCCGAATGCCCTTATAGTCTTTACGGCCTTTTGCCATAAGGTAAAGGGAATTCAAATGCCTCCAAGTGTAGAATTGTTCCACTCACTTTTCTCGGGATGCAGGAGTAAACCGGATTCATTTATCTACTTCCAACCTCGACCTAAATGTAAATTTTTGTCCCGAATTCCTTCCCCAAAGAGTTTTTGGAAATCCCAATTTTTTTACGCCAAGGACTGCGGGTGGGGAATACCTGCGGTTTGGAGCTCGGGACTTCGGAAAATTGCAATGACAGAAACTCACCATGCGCTGCAACTTCAATGCCGAGACTTAGGTCTCTTTGAAGAGTTTTTTAATATTGGGAGTTTAAATAGCGCTG GCAACAAGTTCGACTTGGCAGGGATCCGGGCTCGCAAGGCCGTTGTAGGGAGGCGCTCCCCGATTGCGGGGAATAGCCGAGCACCTACAAGTCGTGCGGCTTTAGAATCTCGTGAGATCATCCGAAGAGGGTTCCCTCGAAGCCGCTCCGAGCATTATCGTGGGCCTGAGTCTAACGCGCCAAAGAAAAATAACTTTTCTCCGTCAAACAGAGTTTTGGAGGCTCAACCTTCGAATGGAGGAAAAGAGGATAAAAAACGAGGTCACGAGGTGGCGCAAAAGAAGGATGCTGAAGAGATATCAAAAAATGTTAAGAGGGTCCGTGCGGACGATCAAGGGACGTCTTCCAAGACTCCGCGTGCTAAGCATATCTTCGTGGATGGGGTCAATCATAAGGAGAAGGCTGACTCTTTTTGGGACTTAGAAGACCCAAAGATTGGGTGGAAGAAGGGACGGAGTATTGTGGGGGACCATGACATGGTCCACTTGGTGTCATTGCCTACAGATTCATTTGCGCACTCTCTTGCGTGGAACTCGTGTCAG GGTTTGTCATTAGCATGTGCTGTACGAGTTCGGGAGGAAAAATTGCGGAACGATCAAGACAAGTGGCGAGAAGAGGTTTCTCGTGTGAAGGAGGAGAATTGCCGTCTTATCGAGGAGAAGAATAAAATCAGTGCGGAACTTCTTCAAGTGCAGAGAAAACTTGCTGACAAAGTAAAAGATCTTGCAATCCTTGAAGAGAAACATTCTGCAGAGTTGAAGACTGGTGGCCAGTTTCTTGAGTCTGAGGCAGGCAAAACTTTTCTGAAAAATGTTGAGGAAAAAAGTGTTCGGACTTTCAAAGCGTCTGATGCCTTTCGCGATGACGTTCTTGATCAGGCCATGACAATTCATGATGACGTGGTGTTGGACTGTCGAGATCAGTTGAGGAAGACTGGACATGTGCCAGAAGAGGTAGTG
- the LOC140803340 gene encoding uncharacterized protein: MPPYLTWKMQHVNSAAVPTIQCYFHARVRKRITHLTIVSSSKLSCSSESNDVNLSLFTIRENLAEKTLKNGRFHQEFAEKRSSDSAMGERRYSRKERRHFWRKSVFGTKKFRSIILLNVITIIYASDISIIKDAESFTDPAYFSAVRFVLSTIPFLPSIFQARNDIQTRNSGLELGLWVGLGYLSEALGLLTSDAGRASFISLFTVIVIPLLESVFGVIVPARTWFGILVSVLGISMLECCGSPPNVGDLFNFLSAIFFGIHTLRTEHMSRTVGEEKFPALLGYEVAVVAVLSTIWCLVTANFDHNQDSEGMSWTWELFSDWIFAFPWVPALYTGVFSTGIGLWGEIAAMREVSATETAVIYGLEPVWGAGFAWFLLGERWEAAGWIGAALVLGGSLMVQMFGAEDGESEEAADSKKACEIVSASHYTNHQKTMSPSPIMATNPNLVAIFKK; the protein is encoded by the exons ATGCCTCCATATTTGACTTGGAAGATGCAGCATGTGAATTCTGCTGCTGTGCCCACAATTCAGTGCTATTTTCATGCTCGCGTTCGTAAAAGAATCACCCATCTCACCATTGTTTCATCTTCCAAATTGTCCTGTTCTTCTGAAAgtaatgatgtgaatctttctTTATTTACTATCAGAGAGAACTTGGCAGAAAAGACTTTGAAAAATGGGAGATTTCATCAAGAATTTGCTGAAAAAAGGAGTTCTGATTCAGCCATGGGTGAGAGACGTTATTCGAGAAAGGAAAGAAGACATTTTTGGAGGAAATCGGTTTTTGGAACCAAGAAATTTAGAAGCATAATCTTGCTTAATGTCATCACCATCATCTATG CAAGTGACATAAGCATCATAAAAGATGCTGAATCTTTCACTGATCCAGCATACTTCTCAGCCGTCCGATTTGTTCTGTCGACCATCCCATTTTTACCTTCCATTTTCCAAGCCAGGAACGATATTCAGACCCGTAATTCAGGATTAGAGTTGGGATTATGGGTTGGTTTAGGATATCTGAGTGAGGCTCTTGGATTGCTTACTTCTGATGCAGGCCGTGCTTCGTTTATATCCTTGTTCACA GTTATTGTAATCCCACTTCTTGAAAGTGTCTTTGGAGTAATTGTACCGGCTCGAACATGGTTTGGAATCCTCGTGTCTGTTCTTGGGATTTCCATGCTGGAATGCTGTGGATCGCCTCCGAAT GTTGGGGATCTTTTCAACTTTTTAAGTGCTATATTCTTTGGCATTCATACGCTCCGCACGGAGCATATGTCCAGGACAGTAGGAGAAGAGAAGTTCCCAGCACTTCTTGGATATGAG GTTGCTGTTGTAGCTGTTCTATCCACAATATGGTGCCTAGTTACTGCCAACTTTGATCATAATCAAGATAGTGAAGGGATGTCGTGGACGTGGGAGTTGTTTTCCGATTGGATTTTTGCATTTCCATGGGTACCGGCACTTTATACTGGTGTATTCTCAACTGGGATCGGCTTATGGGGAGAG ATTGCTGCAATGCGTGAGGTATCAGCAACAGAAACAGCAGTTATCTACGGTTTGGAGCCTGTTTGGGGTGCCGGATTTGCATGGTTTCTGCTGGGAGAAAGGTGGGAAGCTGCTGGATGGATCGGTGCTGCTCTCGTTCTGG GCGGAAGCTTAATGGTGCAAATGTTCGGAGCTGAAGATGGTGAATCCGAAGAGGCTGCCGACAGCAAAAAAGCTTGTGAAATAGTATCAGCATCACACTATACTAATCACCAGAAAACAATGTCTCCTTCTCCGATTATGGCTACTAATCCGAACCTGGTGGCTATATTTAAGAAGTAA
- the LOC140803338 gene encoding phosphoethanolamine N-methyltransferase 1-like isoform X2, whose protein sequence is MAAVQEREVQKSYWIEHTADLTVESMMLDSKASDLDKEERPEVLSLLPSFDGKSVLELGAGIGRFTGEIAKRAGELVALDFIESAIKKNETINGNHKGVKFMCADVTSPDLKFPEASLDLIFTNWLLMYLSDEEVEKLAERMIKWLKVGGHIFFRESCFHQSGDHKRKNNPTHYREPRFYTKLFKECHVSNDSGYTYELDLIGFKCIGAYVRNKKNQNQICWLWQKVASDNDRGFQKFLDTVQYKSSGILRYERVFGPGFVSTGGIDTTREFVDKLNLQPGQKVLDVGCGIGGGDFYMAEKYDVHVVGIDLSINMISFAFERAIGLNCAVEFEVADCTKKDYPDDTFDVIYSRDTILHIQDKPALFRSFYKWLKPGGKVLISDYCRHAGIPSAEFSEYIKQRGYDLHDVDTYDQMLRDAGFDEVVAEDRTNQFIKVLEKELDTIEKDKEKFIRDFSEEDYNDIVGGWKAKLVRSASGEQRWGLFIAKKK, encoded by the exons ATGGCAGCTGTTCAAG AGCGCGAGGTTCAAAAGAGTTACTGGATTGAACACACGGCGGACTTGACTGTGGAGTCTATGATGCTTGATTCTAAAGCCTCTGATCTGGATAAGGAAGAGAGGCCCGAG GTGCTGTCTCTGCTCCCATCATTTGATGGAAAGTCAGTTCTAGAACTGGGAGCTGGTATTGGTCGATTCACCGGTGAAATAGCTAAAAGGGCTGGTGAACTTGTGGCTCTCGACTTCATCGAAAGTGCAATAAAGAAG AATGAAACAATCAATGGGAACCATAAAGGTGTCAAGTTTATGTGTGCTGACGTGACATCCCCAGATTTGAAGTTTCCTGAAGCATCTTTAGACCTGATATTTACAAACTGGCTGCTGATGTATCTCTCGGATGAAGAG GTTGAGAAACTTGCTGAGAGGATGATCAAATGGTTAAAAGTAGGTGGCCACATATTTTTCAGAGAATCATGTTTCCATCAGTCTGGAGACCACAAGCGAAAGAATAACCCGACTCACTACCGTGAACCACGGTTTTACACTAAG CTGTTTAAAGAATGCCATGTATCTAACGATTCTGGATACACATATGAACTTGATCTTATTGGTTTCAAATGCATCGGAGCATATGTAAGAAACAAAAAGAATCAGAATCAG atttgctggCTTTGGCAAAAGGTTGCCTCAGATAATGACAGGGGATTCCAGAAGTTCTTGGATACTGTGCAATATAAATCCAGTGGCATATTGCGTTACGAGCGTGTCTTTGGACCGGGATTTGTTAGCACGGGAGGCATTG ACACAACGCGGGAGTTCGTTGATAAACTTAATCTTCAGCCTGGTCAGAAAGTCCTTGATGTGGGATGTGGCATTGGAGGAGGCGATTTCTACATGGCTGAAAAGTATGATGTTCATGTTGTTGGCATTGATCTGTCCATCAATATGATTTCTTTCGCTTTTGAACGCGCAATTGGTCTCAACTGTGCTGTCGAATTCGAGGTTGCTGACTGTACGAAGAAAGATTACCCTGACGATACTTTTGATGTTATCTACAGTCGGGACACAATACTGCATATCCAA GACAAACCTGCTCTATTCAGATCATTCTACAAGTGGTTGAAGCCAGGAGGCAAAGTTCTTATAAGTGATTACTGCAGACATGCTGGAATCCCATCTGCTGAATTTTCGGAGTATATCAAGCAAAGGGGTTATGATCTACACGACGTCGATACCTATGACCAG ATGCTTAGAGATGCAGGCTTTGACGAAGTCGTGGCTGAGGATCGTACTAATCAG TTCATAAAAGTTCTGGAAAAGGAATTGGATACGATAGAGAAGGATAAGGAAAAATTCATCCGTGACTTCTCAGAG GAAGACTACAATGACATAGTTGGAGGCTGGAAGGCTAAACTTGTTAGGAGTGCCTCTGGTGAGCAGAGGTGGGGCTTGTTTATTGCCAAGAAAAAGTAA
- the LOC140803338 gene encoding phosphoethanolamine N-methyltransferase 1-like isoform X3 — MMLDSKASDLDKEERPEVLSLLPSFDGKSVLELGAGIGRFTGEIAKRAGELVALDFIESAIKKNETINGNHKGVKFMCADVTSPDLKFPEASLDLIFTNWLLMYLSDEEVEKLAERMIKWLKVGGHIFFRESCFHQSGDHKRKNNPTHYREPRFYTKLFKECHVSNDSGYTYELDLIGFKCIGAYVRNKKNQNQICWLWQKVASDNDRGFQKFLDTVQYKSSGILRYERVFGPGFVSTGGIDTTREFVDKLNLQPGQKVLDVGCGIGGGDFYMAEKYDVHVVGIDLSINMISFAFERAIGLNCAVEFEVADCTKKDYPDDTFDVIYSRDTILHIQDKPALFRSFYKWLKPGGKVLISDYCRHAGIPSAEFSEYIKQRGYDLHDVDTYDQMLRDAGFDEVVAEDRTNQFIKVLEKELDTIEKDKEKFIRDFSEEDYNDIVGGWKAKLVRSASGEQRWGLFIAKKK, encoded by the exons ATGATGCTTGATTCTAAAGCCTCTGATCTGGATAAGGAAGAGAGGCCCGAG GTGCTGTCTCTGCTCCCATCATTTGATGGAAAGTCAGTTCTAGAACTGGGAGCTGGTATTGGTCGATTCACCGGTGAAATAGCTAAAAGGGCTGGTGAACTTGTGGCTCTCGACTTCATCGAAAGTGCAATAAAGAAG AATGAAACAATCAATGGGAACCATAAAGGTGTCAAGTTTATGTGTGCTGACGTGACATCCCCAGATTTGAAGTTTCCTGAAGCATCTTTAGACCTGATATTTACAAACTGGCTGCTGATGTATCTCTCGGATGAAGAG GTTGAGAAACTTGCTGAGAGGATGATCAAATGGTTAAAAGTAGGTGGCCACATATTTTTCAGAGAATCATGTTTCCATCAGTCTGGAGACCACAAGCGAAAGAATAACCCGACTCACTACCGTGAACCACGGTTTTACACTAAG CTGTTTAAAGAATGCCATGTATCTAACGATTCTGGATACACATATGAACTTGATCTTATTGGTTTCAAATGCATCGGAGCATATGTAAGAAACAAAAAGAATCAGAATCAG atttgctggCTTTGGCAAAAGGTTGCCTCAGATAATGACAGGGGATTCCAGAAGTTCTTGGATACTGTGCAATATAAATCCAGTGGCATATTGCGTTACGAGCGTGTCTTTGGACCGGGATTTGTTAGCACGGGAGGCATTG ACACAACGCGGGAGTTCGTTGATAAACTTAATCTTCAGCCTGGTCAGAAAGTCCTTGATGTGGGATGTGGCATTGGAGGAGGCGATTTCTACATGGCTGAAAAGTATGATGTTCATGTTGTTGGCATTGATCTGTCCATCAATATGATTTCTTTCGCTTTTGAACGCGCAATTGGTCTCAACTGTGCTGTCGAATTCGAGGTTGCTGACTGTACGAAGAAAGATTACCCTGACGATACTTTTGATGTTATCTACAGTCGGGACACAATACTGCATATCCAA GACAAACCTGCTCTATTCAGATCATTCTACAAGTGGTTGAAGCCAGGAGGCAAAGTTCTTATAAGTGATTACTGCAGACATGCTGGAATCCCATCTGCTGAATTTTCGGAGTATATCAAGCAAAGGGGTTATGATCTACACGACGTCGATACCTATGACCAG ATGCTTAGAGATGCAGGCTTTGACGAAGTCGTGGCTGAGGATCGTACTAATCAG TTCATAAAAGTTCTGGAAAAGGAATTGGATACGATAGAGAAGGATAAGGAAAAATTCATCCGTGACTTCTCAGAG GAAGACTACAATGACATAGTTGGAGGCTGGAAGGCTAAACTTGTTAGGAGTGCCTCTGGTGAGCAGAGGTGGGGCTTGTTTATTGCCAAGAAAAAGTAA
- the LOC140803338 gene encoding phosphoethanolamine N-methyltransferase 1-like isoform X1, protein MAAVQETEREVQKSYWIEHTADLTVESMMLDSKASDLDKEERPEVLSLLPSFDGKSVLELGAGIGRFTGEIAKRAGELVALDFIESAIKKNETINGNHKGVKFMCADVTSPDLKFPEASLDLIFTNWLLMYLSDEEVEKLAERMIKWLKVGGHIFFRESCFHQSGDHKRKNNPTHYREPRFYTKLFKECHVSNDSGYTYELDLIGFKCIGAYVRNKKNQNQICWLWQKVASDNDRGFQKFLDTVQYKSSGILRYERVFGPGFVSTGGIDTTREFVDKLNLQPGQKVLDVGCGIGGGDFYMAEKYDVHVVGIDLSINMISFAFERAIGLNCAVEFEVADCTKKDYPDDTFDVIYSRDTILHIQDKPALFRSFYKWLKPGGKVLISDYCRHAGIPSAEFSEYIKQRGYDLHDVDTYDQMLRDAGFDEVVAEDRTNQFIKVLEKELDTIEKDKEKFIRDFSEEDYNDIVGGWKAKLVRSASGEQRWGLFIAKKK, encoded by the exons ATGGCAGCTGTTCAAG AGACAGAGCGCGAGGTTCAAAAGAGTTACTGGATTGAACACACGGCGGACTTGACTGTGGAGTCTATGATGCTTGATTCTAAAGCCTCTGATCTGGATAAGGAAGAGAGGCCCGAG GTGCTGTCTCTGCTCCCATCATTTGATGGAAAGTCAGTTCTAGAACTGGGAGCTGGTATTGGTCGATTCACCGGTGAAATAGCTAAAAGGGCTGGTGAACTTGTGGCTCTCGACTTCATCGAAAGTGCAATAAAGAAG AATGAAACAATCAATGGGAACCATAAAGGTGTCAAGTTTATGTGTGCTGACGTGACATCCCCAGATTTGAAGTTTCCTGAAGCATCTTTAGACCTGATATTTACAAACTGGCTGCTGATGTATCTCTCGGATGAAGAG GTTGAGAAACTTGCTGAGAGGATGATCAAATGGTTAAAAGTAGGTGGCCACATATTTTTCAGAGAATCATGTTTCCATCAGTCTGGAGACCACAAGCGAAAGAATAACCCGACTCACTACCGTGAACCACGGTTTTACACTAAG CTGTTTAAAGAATGCCATGTATCTAACGATTCTGGATACACATATGAACTTGATCTTATTGGTTTCAAATGCATCGGAGCATATGTAAGAAACAAAAAGAATCAGAATCAG atttgctggCTTTGGCAAAAGGTTGCCTCAGATAATGACAGGGGATTCCAGAAGTTCTTGGATACTGTGCAATATAAATCCAGTGGCATATTGCGTTACGAGCGTGTCTTTGGACCGGGATTTGTTAGCACGGGAGGCATTG ACACAACGCGGGAGTTCGTTGATAAACTTAATCTTCAGCCTGGTCAGAAAGTCCTTGATGTGGGATGTGGCATTGGAGGAGGCGATTTCTACATGGCTGAAAAGTATGATGTTCATGTTGTTGGCATTGATCTGTCCATCAATATGATTTCTTTCGCTTTTGAACGCGCAATTGGTCTCAACTGTGCTGTCGAATTCGAGGTTGCTGACTGTACGAAGAAAGATTACCCTGACGATACTTTTGATGTTATCTACAGTCGGGACACAATACTGCATATCCAA GACAAACCTGCTCTATTCAGATCATTCTACAAGTGGTTGAAGCCAGGAGGCAAAGTTCTTATAAGTGATTACTGCAGACATGCTGGAATCCCATCTGCTGAATTTTCGGAGTATATCAAGCAAAGGGGTTATGATCTACACGACGTCGATACCTATGACCAG ATGCTTAGAGATGCAGGCTTTGACGAAGTCGTGGCTGAGGATCGTACTAATCAG TTCATAAAAGTTCTGGAAAAGGAATTGGATACGATAGAGAAGGATAAGGAAAAATTCATCCGTGACTTCTCAGAG GAAGACTACAATGACATAGTTGGAGGCTGGAAGGCTAAACTTGTTAGGAGTGCCTCTGGTGAGCAGAGGTGGGGCTTGTTTATTGCCAAGAAAAAGTAA